From the Theobroma cacao cultivar B97-61/B2 chromosome 2, Criollo_cocoa_genome_V2, whole genome shotgun sequence genome, one window contains:
- the LOC18610183 gene encoding ACT domain-containing protein ACR4 encodes MEMNMSFSHDMDDEYEKFIRRMNPPRVVIDNEACKNATVIRVDSANKHGILLEVVQILTDLNLIINKAYISSDGNWFMDVFNVTDQDGNKIVDEGILDYIMKSLGPESCFTSSMRSIGVKQSMDHTAIELTGSDRPGLLSEVSAVLRHLKCNVVNAEVWTHNTRAAAVMQVTDEEKGTAITDPERLSRIKALLCNVLKGSNKSSLAKTVVSHSVTHTERRLHQMMFADRDYERTGDDVLDDKQRPNVDVVNWYDKDYSVVTIRCKDRPKLLFDTVCTLTDMDYVVFHANIDTEGPESYQEYYIRHIDGSPVKSDAERQRVTQCLEAAIERRVSEGLKLELCTTDRVGLLSDVTRIFRENSLTVTRAEVTTKAGKAVNTFYVRDTSGYPVDAKTIDSIRQVIGQTILKVKGSPEDSKSVSQESPTRFLFGGLFKSRSFVNFSLVRSYS; translated from the exons ATGG agATGAACATGAGCTTTTCCCATGACATGGATGATGAATATGAGAAATTCATTAGAAGAATGAATCCACCCAG GGTTGTGATTGATAATGAAGCGTGCAAGAATGCAACTGTGATACGG GTTGACAGTGCAAACAAACATGGAATCCTTCTTGAAGTTGTACAAATCCTTACCGATCTTAACCTTATCATTAATAAAGCCTACATATCCTCTGATGGCAATTGGTTCATGGACG TTTTTAATGTTACCGATCAAGACGGAAATAAAATTGTAGATGAAGGGATTCTTGATTATATTATGAAG TCTCTAGGGCCAGAATCTTGCTTCACATCTTCAATGAGATCCATTGGGGTAAAGCAATCAATGGACCACACTGCAATTGAGTTAACAGGAAGTGACAGACCAGGATTGCTATCTGAAGTGAGTGCTGTCCTTAGGCATCTTAAATGCAATGTAGTGAATGCTGAAGTGTGGACACATAACACCCGTGCTGCAGCTGTGATGCAAGTGACTGATGAGGAAAAAGGGACTGCAATCACTGACCCAGAAAGGCTATCTAGGATAAAGGCACTTCTTTGCAATGTACTTAAGGGAAGCAACAAATCCAGTTTAGCCAAGACTGTAGTTTCTCATTCAGTCACACATACTGAGAGAAGGCTTCACCAGATGATGTTTGCTGATAGGGATTATGAACGAACTGGTGATGATGTTTTGGATGACAAGCAAAGGCCAAATGTGGATGTTGTTAATTGGTATGATAAGGACTATTCAGTGGTTACTATTAGGTGTAAAGATAGACCAAAACTTCTCTTCGATACAGTTTGCACCTTGACAGATATGGACTATGTAGTGTTTCACGCAAATATTGATACTGAGGGGCCAGAGTCTTATCAG GAATATTACATTCGGCATATAGATGGATCCCCTGTGAAATCAGATGCAGAAAGACAAAGAGTAACTCAATGTCTTGAAGCAGCAATTGAGAGAAGGGTATCTGAG GGTTTGAAGCTAGAGCTCTGCACAACAGACAGAGTTGGATTGCTATCTGATGTTACTCGCATCTTCCGGGAGAACAGCCTCACTGTCACCCGAGCAGAAGTGACAACAAAAGCAGGCAAAGCTGTCAACACATTCTATGTTCGTGATACATCAGGGTATCCTGTTGATGCTAAGACCATAGATTCTATCCGGCAAGTGATTGGGCAGACAATACTAAAAGTTAAAGGCAGCCCTGAAGACTCAAAATCAGTTTCTCAGGAATCTCCAACTAGGTTCCTTTTTGGTGGTCTCTTCAAGTCAAGATCTTTTGTCAATTTCAGCTTGGTTAGATCTTATTCTTAA
- the LOC18610184 gene encoding uncharacterized protein LOC18610184 — MRKKLIMEDSGAEFPGFKICVHKDELVFRRPLSRLQRRAPRPLQVKPNASSLESKAVASQAMDCSLNPSSSSAAAAAAATSASSFNSFYQSKDPIPLLSPLVLPCLLESSYLHQEGNTAK; from the coding sequence ATGAGAAAGAAGCTAATCATGGAGGATTCTGGCGCTGAGTTCCCTGGCTTCAAAATTTGTGTTCACAAGGATGAGCTGGTATTTAGAAGGCCTCTTAGCAGGCTGCAAAGGCGAGCCCCTCGTCCTCTGCAGGTTAAGCCCAATGCTTCTTCTCTTGAAAGCAAGGCTGTAGCATCACAAGCAATGGATTGCAGTCTaaatccatcatcatcatcagcagcagcagcagcagcagcaacatCTGCATCTTCATTTAATTCATTCTATCAAAGTAAAGACCCCATTCCTCTACTATCTCCTCTCGTTTTGCCTTGTTTGCTCGAATCATCTTACCTTCATCAAGAAGGAAATACGGCAAAATGA